The region CTTTTTTACCAATTTCACTTCATCAGTGGGCACATTTTCCACCCATCCATTTTGGTCTCATGACTGCTGATCAAACTACTGCCAAGAAGATCTTGAGTTTTAGGTTGTGTTGAACATTGCaacctttatattattatttttagcTTGAAGAGCAATGTCGGTTTAGAATAGTGATAATATTTACTGTTTGCCCAATACTGCAACTTTCTGATGATGGTTGATTGAAATTTAAGTTTAAGAACAGTCTTAATTCTTTATGATTGAGATTCTGTTTCAGGAATTTGAGCCACCTGTACCTGTTCATCCTGAGGTAGACCCAAAAACAGTAGCTTAAGTTATTCTGGGGGGAGGTGCTGGAACTTGTCTGTTTCCACGGACTAGCAGAAGAGCTAAACCAGCTGTAAGTGATTATTTCATGTGTGTTTGTGAAATAGTTTTTCCTGTGGTTGCTTATTATACATCGAGTTTCTTTTAGGAAGTATGTATTATTTGAAATGCAGAAATTGTTTCACATGGAAGTAATTATGAAGATTATATGTAATGTTTGGTGAGGTAGCAGAGACTTACAAAGATTTTGCAGCTAGCCTTCCTGAAGATGAGTGCTGGTTATGCGGTTTGTGACTATGATTTTGTGACCTTAGAGAATTAGCACAAGAGCAGAATTTTATTCATTTCATGGTAAGTACAAAATATAAGGTCTTAATTTTGCTTTATTTGCATTCCATTTCATTAAGTTCATTTATTTCTCATGTGTATATGGTTGCAAAGGTGTCCTGATACTGTAAAAGGTACGGAGCAAAATGATTTACGCAAGCTCTGACAGATTCAAGAGGGAACTCGATGGCATCCAGTTTGAGTTGCAAGCCACTAATCCAATGGGACTTGATGTTTTCAATAGCTTAGCCAATTAAAATGTATAGAGAATCTTTAAGTTATACTTCTAATTCTTGTAGAGAATTTTTGTAttgtaaatttaatttcaattgtgaaataacaattggattgtcataatacaatttaattttaaaattggttTATTTCAAACAATTAAATTAAATTTGTAAATAGTTGTGTGAAAGCCACTTAAAAAATGATGAAAACCGTTGTATGTCTCACtgcacatattttttttaaaaaactgttgtcttttaATATTTTTTGCAATGTTTTAAATCTTTTACTCCATTGTCTTTTAAAAAAACATTCATAAAAGAAGCTTATAAACGGTTGTTTATGACAATATCGTATAAGGTAACAATAATGGTTTTTCTacaaaaccattgttgttaagttaGATAGACAATAGTTTAATAAAGAAACAGTTGTTTTAAAAAAGTTCCAACAATGGTAAATATAGAGTACCCGTTGTGCCTTCTTGATTGTAACCACTATTAAAAACGGTTGTCTAATTTCTCTTATTACAAGGGTTAAAACAACCGTTGTCTGGTATTCtatcacacgagtgttggatagacaacggaaaCTATACATGTCACACAACGGTGCAAAACTGTTGTATGATTGCAAATATGTTGTAGTGCCTGTTAATACtaatagagcgtagatcgcgagagcacGATACGTGGTGTTTGAACAAACTTTGCATCTCCATTAGCCAAAAAAATTATAAAGTTTCTTAAAGTAAACAATCTCatctataaattaaatatttttttttcgcATTAAACAATTTCACGTTTTTATTACTATTTTTATTGCCATTTATACATCGAAACCCTTGACAAAGTACCTACATAACCTATATTTATAGGAATCAAATTCCATGTAATTCTGAGGTTATCGAATCCTTTACTTGATAAGAAAATCGTGTTTTGACAAGTCATTCCAAGTGTCAAATGTTTATCCAACTGTTACCAAGTGAGTTCCTATTATCCTAGCTCTTGCGCTCACTCAAAACCTAATTAATCCATATTTAAGTGTAATTATCCGATAAATCTTGTATATATCATTTACCTGGGAGTTATCACCACATTTTTAGTGGTTGAAATGCATTAGGAAACCATTCCTTGAAGATAGAATCCATTCCCTTTGATTTTTACGAGGTATAATCTTTGTTCAATAATGATTCTTTTGAGCGAGGTGCGTAGGTATGCATGTACAAACACCTCTCCAGCCTGAACAGCTACCACAATGCTTCCAACACCTCACCTACCTAACCAAGGCTACACCTATCGACAAATAacacactacgccatagattggatgCAAAGAAAAGTGTAATAGTAGCGTTGAAAACCAATGTCTACCGCAACCCCTCTTTTTTAATATTGTCGTAGAGTCAAAATGTGTTACCAAAATGACATATATAATTAAAGATgatttttttggaatttaaataattagtaattttttacatagaaatgaaataataattgaaatatatattttatttatttttagaagttaataatattagtgcagtgatttaaaatattataaaaataaattgaATGCCTTATAAAACTTAACAAGTGACTAATGAATGTATTTACAATATTCACTACCCCATAAACGACCTTCTACAACATTATTAAATGATGTTGCCATAGAAAATGTTGCCCCAACACAACATTAATCTAACCTATTACaacatattttaattatgttagcAAAGAAGTAAAAAATGTTGTCAAGgctattataaataaaaatatttaattttttattaatattatattaacGTGTCACTGGGGTCTCTACAAGTGGGTCACATATTGCTGATGTGGCAACTGTGAGAGAAACAATTAATTTTTTagttaataaaaaaatataaaaacttatgaaaaaagtaaattaaatatatttaataaaaagcATACAAGtgttataaaattaattaatatatttttataatataaacaGTTGTACATGGATTTGGTGAGCGAGAAATGTACCGCCTACTAACTTTGAGGAAAATATTGAAGGCCCCTCCTCTCAAAACCCTACTTATCAGCTCCCCCAATTCTCATTCATAACCCTAAAAACAGATATTACAATTCTATCTCTATCTCTATCTATATACTTGAAGCTATACAACACACACTTTCTCTCTTCATAATAATCAGTTTTATTTCTACAGACTCTAGTGAATCAGATTTGATTATCCCATGATTTGATTGTTATTTAAATTGGATTCAGTCAGCAGTCTAAAAATAATATCGAAGATTTACTCAAATACTCTGCTCAGATGCTCTCCCAACTTCGCACTTCcaggctctctctctctctctctctctctctctccctctctgaGTCACCACTGTATCAGTGGTACAGTGTGTAAACTGATTATGATTTAGGTGATGTTATATTCGAGAACTCGGTTTCGGTGTTTTCTTGTTTCTGTTACTATTTATGTTGCTTTAAATGTTTTGTTGTATTTTGTTTTCTCGGGACACTGGTTTGTGTAATTTGGGGCTAATGAGATATTGGTGGTGGGGATGGAGTGAATATGTTAATTAGGATTTAGGGGATGTTAAGTTAGAGAACTCAGTTTTTTGGGGTTTCTGTTACATTGTTACTGTCTATGCTCCTTTAATATTTTATTGTCTTTCAGGTTTTTTAGGACACTAGTTTGTATAATTTGGGGCTACTGAAATGTTGGGTGTAGGGGTGGTGTTCGTAAGCTGATTAGGATTTTGGGGATGTTAAATTAGAGAACTCGATTTTGGTTTTATCTTGTTTTGCGTTGTTATGCTGCTTTAATGTTTTTTTATCTTTTTGTTCTGGTTTGTGTAAAATGTACAAGGCTAAAGAAATATGAATGACTTATTGTTTCGCGCCTTGTTTGGTAGTTGAGGTAAGCTTTATATGTCCTTTACGTATTTTTTGTTTATAACTCCTCGAGATATTACATTTTATTGTTTGGGTATGTAATAGGATTGATTGGGGAGTGGGATCTTTTGGTGTTAGATTTAGTATATTCATGGTTTATGAATGTTGATCTCTTATTAATTTGTGTACACTTGTTTTAGTTTTTGCGGAACATTTTATTAGTTTGTTTATGAATTAGATTCTTTCTTGGTAGGTCATATGTGTGTGGAAGTAGATGTATGTAACTCTTTGTGGATGACAATTTTGATTATAATGATCTGATGGTGTTAAACTTGTAGATATAGGAAGTAGTAAAGGGAATGGCATGGGGcaaaaaacacataaaaaataaTGGCTATTGTGGTGGGATGATTAGTTGGTTCTGGTCTTTTTATTGCTTGCTTGCTGGTTCTTAAATCAGCTTTTAAGAAGAAATATGAGGTTAAGTATTAAGATTGCTGATACAAAATAACAAAGGTGCGTTATAATTTCTTTGCTCATCTATATTGTAATTCATGATTATAAAAGTTGGTGTTAATTGTTCTTGAGCACACTTATTAATTGGATGTATATACATGTCAATGAGATGTCTAATTTCAGTTGTGTATTCCAGCAGGAAAATATGAACATAAGGATGGGTGGACAAAGAGATTTAGAAAGTTATATAAGCTATATATTCGGAAAAGATCAGTTGCTTCTGAGCTTTAATTTTTATTGCCAACTGTTATTTTTCCACCAGCCTACATTTCTGATATCTTATTGCAACATATGAAGTAAATATGTGTTGGACATATGAGTGACTCTGCTTTATGTTGTTTACTAACTTTTATTCCTTTTGTATCTGCCTCCGTGGCATCTGTTTATAGCCAACATGGACGCAGTTGTTAGGAACCTCAATCTACTCATCAGATGTCATCTCTGCCACTTTCGATGTGTTCAATACTACTGCTTGATCCCTATTTCCTTCTGTTGAGGTGTTGACATGTATGTAGTGTAAGGATCTTCAAATGCTTTATCATCATACCTACTAGTTGTCAACTACTCTGGCTGCTCTATTTTGCTCAAGTTTGCCAAATCTTTGTGTTCGATATTTGCACATTATTTAATGAAGACTAGACTGGAGACTAAATCAACAATAGTCACTGGGATTAAATCTCCGTCTTTTCTTTGTAAAGAGGTTTGTGATCTGTTGATCTAAACCGTAATACAAGGGGACATGACTTGAGATTTTCTTCATCTCCAAGTATCTCCAgatgtatatatttatattttacaCTTATATAATATAGGAAAACACATAAGTTTAATTACATTTTAATCTAGAGAAAGCATATCtgttaaaggattataatagttGTAGTTAGGTTAGTATGCTTTGTTTGAAACTGAATGTAGCATTCACAAATGGTTGGAAAGTGACATACTAATATGAATGGATATGAAGTAGTTGCTTTAATTTTTTTTGCCAACTATTGTTTTTGTTATGGTGTATATCTTTTTCCTTCTGCAGTATAATCCTCATGTGTTTGCGTTGTTTTTTGTTTGATTGATTATATTTTAACTTGCTTGTTAAAATCAGAATTTCAGCTATGTATAAGACTATATCGGCTGCCTATAAGGATTACGTGGTGCCTACGGAGTTGTAAGTCTTCCATTATGAATCAGAGAAGGTAGTAGTGTGTTCTTAAATGGTCGTGCCCCCTTCTTATATAAGTTTGAAGTTAtgaatatatataattttatctGATATATAACATCGCGTGCAAAATCGTTATAAAATTTTTCTCATATAGACAAAGACAATACCAGTTATGAAAAATATCAGTTTTGTTTGCTATGACTAGTGATTATATATCTTGTACGTATCTTTTTGGTGCATAAACACGTGCATTTATGCAATAAGAATTCAAGAAGCGATCCTGCCCCCATCTTTAGATGGAGTGCAAGCTAAATTTTGTTCAAGATATATATAATAAATCTATCGTTCTCTATTATATCAGTAAATTGTAATATATACAGACATCTTTAGTATGAAGATAGAATTTTTTGGATAATACCAAAGCTAATGACGTCAAAGAGCATGTCACCGACTTCTTGAAGATAAGAATGAATAGCTTTAGGTGCTGAAAACTAACGTTATATAATACTACTAGTCATATCATACTTTAAGTTAAAGTTGAACTTTCCTTCATGTCAAACTAACCAAACGGAAATTATAACCTGAATATTAAATTACATTACAGAAGGACATTGACTTGATGAAGGACATGGGAATGGATGCTTACAGATTCTCAATTTCATGGTCAAGAATCTTTTCGAGTAAGCTGAAATTTGCCGCTATGAAATGGTGTAATACCTAGCGATAAGCCGATAACCTGTCTTAACATTACAATTTTGTATATACAGATGGAACAGGAGAACGAAATCCAGATGGATTAAAATACTACAACAAGCTATTAGATTCTTTACTGGAAAAAGGTCAGTTAGTAAACACTGTAAATTATACAAAGAATTTTCGTGTTATTAAGTCTATACAGCGGTTTTGAAGAGTCTGATGTAGCTTCCTGTCAGGAATTCAGCCTTATATAACTTTATACCACTGGGATCTTCCGCAGATGCTCAAAAATAGAAATGAAGGATGGTTAAGTGACCATATCGTGTAAGTGATTTAAACTCCATCCTGTAtatattagtcaatataaacCTAAACACTTATTTATACTAAGGCTCATATTTTGCTTATAGAAAAGATTTTGAGCATTATGCTTTTAACTGTTTCAAGGCCTTCGGAGACAGAGTGAAGTATTGGATCACCTTTAATGAACTTTATAATACAGCAATGCAAGGTTATGACTTCGGAACTCAGGCTCCCGGTAGGTGTTCAATTCTAGGGCATCTCTTTTGCAAGGCAGGAAAAACTAAGCAACCATGCCCAAAACTTGGGTGATCTAACTGGAGAAGGAAACATTGAGAGTATGCTTTTAGTCGAGATGGGATTAAAGGAGATGGTTGCCTTGAAGGTCTTCTTATGAAGAGATTACCTTAAACTATCTCATATCCATTAATTGCAGTCTAGACCCACATGACTACAATCTACAGTTTGGCTATAAAGTTGAAGTATTATCGTTCTACTTTATTTTTCTCAGTACTACGATGTTTATATTTTGAAGTGTGTAACTATAACTTATTAAAACTTTCGCTtttattttatggttggtagacAATTGGTGGTATAAGGATGGTAATATGTTGATGGTGAAGGTAGTGGTGTTTATTTGGGATAATTGATGTTATGGTTGGTAGATTGGTTGATTGTGTTGGTTTTAAGACAATGGTCTTATTTATGGGAATGCCAATTTACAAACAGTTCCTtgcatattttttttaaaagcgTTGCAATAGGTCTTTTTAGTGTTGCTAATAATTAGTGTAAGATGTTGCAAAAAATACTAAAAAGCGTTACAAAAAAACACTAAAAAACGTTGCAAAAAATACTAAAAAGCGTTGCAAAAAGGTTGCATCGATACCCCTCATGTGGGCCCTATTATGGGGCCCACAAATATTTTACTGATAGCCCAAACCCTACTATAACACTTTTCAAGACCTATTGCAACCCCATTGGTGTTGCAATAACACGTTTCTGTAATGGATAAATAAGGGTTGCAATAGGGTGTCACCGGGGTTGCAAAAAACTCTATGGCAACGCCTAAAATTGCAACCCTGAAAAAGAGTCGACATAGCcttttttggcctttagcaacACTTTTTGGCCTTTAGTTACGGTTTCTTGGGGTTGTGGAATCCAATCTATGACATAATGACACTTTCCGTGACCATGCCTGCCCGCCTAAAATCCAGTTAAACCTCTACTAGTCAGTTTTAACTTCTTATGGTGGCCTGCAGCTTCTTAGGTTGCAGTTTTCCATGGTACGCTGCACTTCAGTATAAGTACCTCCTAAACCATCAATCCACGGGCCAAACTTACACCCAACCATGAAATTTTGGCTCAATCTCCTTATCCTTCTTAGTTAAATACGTAGCTTTTATATCGTGCTTCCAAGCTTAAATGAACTAACTAAGCGTAAGAAATAGGAAACACGACACTTATGCATACGAACCTCACTCTGAATTTTTAAATGAAAAAGTGTCTTGTATGCCCTCTGAGACAGAAATGTCATGCCAATTCATACCATTAGCTTCCTAGCTTTATCCCATGCTTATCAAATTTGAGCTGCAGATGAAGGTAGATTTCCTCAACACGACCACCGCTTCTTCCATAAAAGAGATTATTTTCGAGACCCTAGTTCATTTCACCTCCTTTTCCATTGTTATTTGAGTCGTTTTCTCGTCTATCATGTTGGTCTCCATGTAAGAATCCCATTAAATATCTTCTGAAGCTCCAGCAGTTTTAAATAAACTTCTCCCTTTCAAACTCGAGCTACTAAAATAACTAGAAGAAGTATTTAGAAGAATGAATGCATATTCAAAACCGTTAATTCCTTCATAATTTAGCAGAACCTTGGCAAATAAACTCTTCAAGAAAAAATACCTTAACTATTAGAAGTTCCCACTCTTCCATCTCGATGTACCTCTTAAGATGTTACAAAAAAATTTCGAGACTTTTTGAATAATGCCCATAAATTATATGGCTTTTCCAAATCGTGCCCATATATCATGTGATTTTTCCAAACCTTGCCCATATATCATGGGACTTCTTTAAATCCCCAAGTGGGACCATTGTAAGGTTATAGAGACCTTCTTAAGTTGTTAAATATGTCTTTTTGTGTGGTTACATTTAGGGTGCATATAACATGCCTAGATATCTATTAACTATTTAAGCTAGCaatttgaaaatataattttGAAAGTTATGTATAAGATAAGTACATATTAATGGTTCAATAACACACTTCATGTAAATCTGTGTAAGTTTCATGCCTTGAATCACACAATTAGTGTATTTAGATAAAGTGAGTGCATATAAGATAAATAATGAACCATTTCAAAATATAAGGTCCGTATTGAGAACCTTTTACCAAAATTATTTAACAATTTTATGTATGCACATTAGTCATGCATGATGATGAATATGTAAAAATTGTGAGAGTAAAACTTATCTCCTTTTACTGCGTTATTTTAGTCTGTTCAGGAACATCATCAAACCTCTATGCTGGAAGCTCCTTTCTGTGAGAGAAGATTTATTTTGTATATGTCTGCAGTCCTTCCATACCTGTTTTTATGTTTCCTTGCTTTCTTTTTGGATTCATGCTCTTGTTTGAACCTCCCATGTTAATGCCCTAGATTCTGAATTTATTTGTTTGACATGTTGGCCTTAAGGGTGCAAAAAATTTGAAGCTTCCAGGTTCCATTCACTGAACACGCGTATCTAGGTTGTTATTTTAAGCACTAAGAAAAAACTTTAACCTCTAAATTTTAAATAATGTCCTAAAATACTCTTATCTACCTAATAAATTTAACTCATTTATTAAAACACTTTAGCATGATCATGACATATTGTTCCTACAAGATATTTTCCTATGGTTATATTACTACAACTGATAACTGCTTGAATACGTAACCAATCTAAGGCTCTTATGTATAGATAATCTACGAATAAGctattaaaatataaaactttttTTACCATTTTAAATCTTGTTTTCAAATTAGCCTCCATGTATATATTAACTTAAAATTAAATGGAACTTACAAAATAGTTTCCTTAACTCaaatttctattttaatttaGAACTAAATTATATCTAAATAAACTGAATCACGCGTGTTAAACTCATTTTTGACTTACCAATACAGCTTGTACCCGTAGCTAAAGTTATACCATGAACTTATTATAACACAAAATATTAGTCAGCTTATTCATTATCGCTCAAAAAGATTACTTAGATTAACCTAAAGGTAGTACTAACAAATTCCCTAATTAAGCACGGGAAACAACTTGCtaatttaaaagaattattcttCGCATACGCACATTTTACCTtagaaaataatataaatataaataaacaTAGGATTACTTTAATATTTATCGACGACCTTTTAAATATATGCTCAATCCAACTTATTCCAAGATTCACACCGGAACCTGAACTTACATTCTTACAAGTTCATTATTCCTTGTGCAAGTTCCTTACACTCAATTCCAATCCATACTTATGCAAGACTTCACAGGATCTACACTAGCAAAGCTTCCATGAGATCAAGATGCACCTGTGAAAAGGTTCCCTCATATGTGCCTACCCTCTCAAGAATCTATCCAATGAGGTTCAAGTACCCGTACAAACATATATTATAAGTCGTGTATTTACATAAACTCAATgattatatatgtgtgtgtgaatatatatatattttaatatatatatatatatatattctttaaTAAGTTAAACCTTACCCCTAAAAGGAGTTACGTAGGTTAATTAGGAACCTCAGCACCTTACAGGATTCATATTGGTTAATCATTGGGGTCCTTCCCAAGTCTATCTATCACTACCTTCCTAACGTCACCCATAAAAAATGTTACCCAATATGTTACCTTAGATACAACACTTTTGAGCTAATTTAAAAATATGTTTTTTGTGTTACCTTTGCCAAAAACTTCATGTTACGTTAGGTAAAAAGTGTTGGAGCTTGCAAATTTTTGTCAAAGTGTTACCTTAGAGTATTGAAagataaatataatatttttgaacttcaaatatgaattttacaagaaggtgatatacaaatttaataaatgagatacatgaatttttttaacataattatgttttaacattaaaaaataaattttggaagcaatatattttaaaattttaatattggAATTTTGAAAGTAATAAGAAGTGGAAATAGTAAAAGACCCTCTCGTTTTTATATGAGCATTAatatataagttttaaaaatgaAAAAGATTAAAGACGGATTATACAAATTTATAAAAGTAATTaagaaaatataaataattaattttattttatttattacaAATAATAAAGTATAAATACGATATAAATAAGTTTATATTAAcatatcatattttttatgatttaatTCTACTTTGCACCAAACACACCACGAATAATTCCTGGTTAGTTATGGTTCATATTATATTGCTCTTTATGTACGTGTATCGTCTTCCTGGTTAGTTATGGTTCATATTATGTACGTGTGGCTTCTTTATGTGTTTTCATACTATCCCACAAGTATGATCCCTGATAAAATTGTTAAGTGTTCTTGTTGTCTAAATTGTAGGATAAAGTGAAGAAAATGGAAGCATGAGTTGATCAGAAGGTGCAATAAAACATGACATTTGTTCCTAAAAAAATGGAGAAGCCAATCTTGACATCATAATTGATATCCAAGAGTTGTGTGTGATTATTGCAAGTGAAAATGAGGACATGACACCTTTAACCGGAGGCAATGGGATCTTAGTTTTAGTATGATTGCTTTTAAAATTTACAAGCTTATAATGCCACTACTAAGTAATTCGCGAACTACTTT is a window of Apium graveolens cultivar Ventura chromosome 11, ASM990537v1, whole genome shotgun sequence DNA encoding:
- the LOC141698264 gene encoding putative beta-glucosidase 41 isoform X3 produces the protein MKDMGMDAYRFSISWSRIFSNGTGERNPDGLKYYNKLLDSLLEKGIQPYITLYHWDLPQMLKNRNEGWLSDHIVNARL
- the LOC141698264 gene encoding putative beta-glucosidase 41 isoform X1; this encodes MKDMGMDAYRFSISWSRIFSNGTGERNPDGLKYYNKLLDSLLEKGIQPYITLYHWDLPQMLKNRNEGWLSDHIVKDFEHYAFNCFKAFGDRVKYWITFNELYNTAMQGYDFGTQAPGRCSILGHLFCKAGKTKQPCPKLG
- the LOC141698264 gene encoding putative beta-glucosidase 41 isoform X2 is translated as MKDMGMDAYRFSISWSRIFSNGTGERNPDGLKYYNKLLDSLLEKGIQPYITLYHWDLPQMLKNRNEGWLSDHIVPSETE